The following proteins are co-located in the Cryptosporidium parvum Iowa II chromosome 6, whole genome shotgun sequence genome:
- a CDS encoding RAS small GTpases RIC1/ypt1, with the protein MNPEYDYLFKLLLIGDSGVGKSCLLLRFADDTYTDSYISTIGVDFKIRTISLENKTVKLQIWDTAGQERFRTITSSYYRGAHGIIIVYDVTDRDSFDNVKQWIQEIDRYAMENVNKLLVGNKCDLVSKRVVTSDEGRELADSHGIKFIETSAKNAYNVEQAFHTMAGEIKKRVQVNSQNTRGSAQQGPKLAGAQPIRQGGCCS; encoded by the coding sequence ATGAATCCTGAGTACGACTACTTATTCAAACTACTTTTAATAGGAGATAGTGGTGTAGGTAAATCATGCTTACTCTTACGATTTGCTGATGACACCTATACTGACAGTTATATTTCAACAATTGGGGTTGATTTCAAGATAAGAACAATAAGTTTGGAGAATAAGACAGTAAAGTTACAGATTTGGGATACTGCAGGACAAGAAAGGTTTAGAACAATTACTTCTAGTTATTATAGAGGGGCACATGGAATCATTATTGTCTATGATGTTACAGATAGAGATTCTTTTGATAATGTTAAACAATGGATCCAAGAGATTGATAGATACGCAATGGAGAATGTTAATAAATTGTTAGTAGGTAATAAGTGCGATCTTGTGAGCAAGAGAGTGGTAACATCAGACGAGGGAAGAGAACTTGCAGATTCTCATggaataaaatttatagAAACTTCTGCTAAAAACGCTTATAATGTTGAGCAAGCATTCCATACAATGGCTGGTGAGATCAAGAAGAGAGTTCAAGTGAATAGTCAGAATACAAGGGGCTCTGCGCAACAAGGTCCCAAGTTAGCAGGAGCTCAGCCAATTAGACAAGGCGGATGCTGCTCATAA
- a CDS encoding glycogen branching enzyme (1,4-alpha-glucan branching enzyme) encodes MSTRGVLQKYNMKSLKEQKIDTTLSGKQKTECKVKSSSKFTGEVLITSKNISSPTQSLEKSDSLPVSSSDNSRIESSVPTAANSPTSYSSSMASIPDERGDIYEALDRVPDDGKILDHDLHLLNKALHPEPFGVLGYQKFGDDGQYEYYVVRAWVRNARRIQIKAIDYSFSSIGTNNTPVEMEQRYIDGNPSWMFEKAFKTLKEKIPTCRTHFCGYDENLENSNIENKRIGNQSNKDDYSTDKFSDVGSEANNKVNKNTIVSKKKEITADCNSIVEKTYSNVIVNTLNKSKTNLVPNKESHKGNEMPKLELNQSNLMSSNIPRNKNIRSEACSSDEACNCYVHDNINSQECVRKLYYELLVEYNGDDSGKVYAIRDTYSFGLLLSNGDMELFQSGSCWHVDNILGSHIIEYNGVKGVRFSVWAPHAKYVRVVGDWNSWDGRVNPMRFRHGVGIWELFIPHLGPGEKYGYEIHSQSNDVFVKIDPYSQEYEVPPRYASIISACDDSYKDETDRFRWEDQEWIKRREQLGSKGEMRRQPMSIYEVHLPSWMRRENGDYLGYREIAERLVEHVKNLNFTHVEFLPLAQHPFEGSWGYQVTGQYAPYSRLGTPDDFKYLVNELHKAKIGVFIDFVPAHFCKDAWGLVYYDGTPTYEYGDPREGEHKQWGTAVFNFRRNEVRSFLLGAAYHWLRRYHIDGLRIDAVSSMLYRNYLRPNGEWIPNEFGGDANLEAVSLLQELNWVIHKEFPGVFTMAEESTAWQGVTHKDGGLGFDAKWDLGWMNDTLSYLYTPPDNKSSKHNKLTFRGLYMSHEHWVLPLSHDEVVNGKGSLLDKCGFTGAPYMDRIRTLKTLFGYQVGMPGRPLLFQGAEIAQGREWKENRSVDWHEGEEDVRKKVCIFLSDLLAVYKNNVSLHAGDDESWNFQWVDCENSQDCIIAFLRKYKEWYNDVVVVCNFSSRRYNHYPIGVPHGKEWLVMLNSDDWKYGGAMFGPGNNSTVHASHGGRVGWDYCLWIDIPEFSCMYLKPLFNPNENDS; translated from the coding sequence ATGTCAACAAGAGGAGTTTTGCAAAAGTATAACATGAAGTCATTGAAAGAACAAAAGATTGACACAACATTATCGGGGAAACAAAAGACTGAATGTAAAGTAAAAAGCAGCAGCAAATTTACAGGCGAAGTATTGATAACAAGTAAGAATATATCTAGCCCAACACAGAGTCTGGAAAAGAGTGATTCACTACCTGTTTCATCAAGTGATAATTCTAGGATTGAAAGTAGTGTTCCAACTGCAGCAAATAGTCCAACTTCATATTCAAGTTCAATGGCTTCAATTCCAGATGAGCGAGGCGATATTTACGAAGCCTTGGATAGAGTTCCAGATGATGGAAAAATTCTGGACCATGATTTACATCTTTTAAATAAGGCTTTACATCCTGAACCATTTGGTGTTCTTGGGTATCAAAAGTTTGGTGATGATGGCCAATACGAATATTATGTCGTTAGAGCATGGGTCAGGAATGCTAgaagaattcaaataaaagcAATTGActattcattttcttctattgGTACTAACAATACGCCTGTTGAAATGGAACAAAGATATATTGATGGTAATCCAAGTTGGATGTTTGAGAAAGCTTTTAAAACACTTAAGGAAAAGATACCTACTTGTAGAACCCACTTTTGTGGATATGACGAGAATTTGGAGaattctaatattgaaaataagaGAATTGGAAACCAAAGCAATAAGGATGATTATTCAACCGATAAGTTTTCAGATGTTGGGTCTGAagctaataataaagtaaacAAAAATACGATTGTTTctaagaaaaaagaaattactGCCGATTGTAACTCGATTGTGGAAAAAACATATTCTAATGTTATTGTAAATACTCTGAATAAATCGAAAACCAATTTGGTTCCGAACAAGGAATCGCATAAAGGAAATGAAATGCCTAAGCTTGAATTGAACCAATCAAATTTGATGTCTTCAAATATTCcgagaaataaaaatattagaagTGAAGCATGCAGTTCAGATGAAGCTTGTAATTGTTATGTGCATGACAACATTAACTCTCAAGAGTGTGTgagaaaattatattacGAATTGCTTGTTGAATACAATGGAGATGATTCTGGTAAAGTCTATGCTATTAGAGATACCTATTCGTTTGGATTACTACTATCAAATGGTGATATGGAGCTTTTCCAATCTGGTAGTTGTTGGCATGTCGACAATATTCTAGGTTCCCatattattgaatacaATGGAGTAAAAGGGGTAAGGTTCTCAGTTTGGGCCCCCCATGCCAAATATGTTCGTGTTGTTGGAGACTGGAATTCTTGGGATGGAAGAGTAAATCCCATGCGATTTCGTCATGGCGTTGGAATCTGGGAGTTGTTTATTCCGCATCTAGGCCCAGGTGAGAAGTATGGATATGAAATACACTCTCAGTCAAACGATGTGTTTGTTAAAATTGATCCATATTCACAAGAATATGAGGTTCCTCCACGATATGCTTCCATTATTAGTGCTTGTGATGATTCATACAAAGATGAGACTGACCGTTTTCGTTGGGAGGATCAAGAATGGATAAAGAGAAGAGAGCAATTGGGTTCCAAAGGTGAGATGAGAAGGCAACCTATGTCAATTTACGAGGTTCATCTTCCAAGTTGGATGAGGAGAGAAAATGGAGACTACTTGGGATATAGAGAGATTGCCGAGAGACTTGTTGAACACGTTAAAAACCTTAACTTTACTCACGTTGAGTTCCTCCCTCTTGCTCAACATCCATTTGAAGGAAGCTGGGGATATCAAGTAACTGGACAATATGCTCCATATAGTCGTTTAGGTACTCCTGATGATTTTAAATACTTGGTTAACGAGCTTCACAAGGCCAAGATTGGAGTCTTTATTGACTTTGTTCCTGCTCATTTTTGCAAGGACGCTTGGGGATTGGTATATTATGATGGAACTCCGACTTACGAATATGGTGATCCAAGAGAAGGTGAACACAAGCAGTGGGGAACTGCTGTATTCAACTTTAGAAGAAATGAAGTTCGTTCATTCTTGCTTGGAGCTGCTTACCATTGGTTGCGTCGTTACCATATTGATGGGCTAAGAATTGATGCTGTTAGCTCAATGTTATACAGAAATTACTTAAGACCGAATGGTGAGTGGATCCCCAATGAGTTTGGAGGAGATGCAAATCTTGAAGCTGTTAGCCTTCTACAAGAGCTTAACTGGGTTATTCATAAGGAATTCCCTGGTGTTTTCACTATGGCTGAGGAAAGTACTGCTTGGCAGGGAGTTACACACAAGGATGGAGGACTTGGGTTTGATGCTAAATGGGACTTGGGATGGATGAATGATACTCTAAGTTATTTGTACACCCCCCCTGATAATAAAAGCAGTAAGCATAATAAGCTTACATTTAGAGGGCTTTACATGTCTCATGAACATTGGGTTTTGCCATTAAGCCACGATGAAGTTGTTAATGGAAAGGGAAGTTTACTTGATAAGTGTGGATTCACTGGAGCGCCTTATATGGATAGAATTAGGACATTAAAAACGCTATTTGGATATCAGGTTGGAATGCCTGGCCGTCCTTTGCTTTTCCAAGGGGCTGAAATTGCTCAAGGTAGAGAGTGGAAGGAGAATAGATCTGTTGATTGGCATGAAGGAGAGGAGGACGTGAGAAAAAAAGTCTGTATTTTCCTAAGCGATTTATTAGCTGTTTACAAGAATAACGTCAGTCTCCATGCTGGAGATGATGAATCTTGGAACTTCCAATGGGTAGATTGTGAAAACTCTCAAGATTGTATTATTGCTTTCCTTAGAAAGTACAAAGAATGGTATAACGACGTAGTGGTCGTTTGTAACTTTAGCTCAAGGCGATACAATCATTATCCAATTGGAGTTCCTCATGGAAAGGAGTGGCTTGTAATGCTTAATTCGGATGATTGGAAGTATGGAGGAGCAATGTTTGGTCCTGGAAACAACTCCACTGTTCATGCTTCTCACGGAGGGAGAGTTGGCTGGGATTATTGTCTCTGGATTGACATACCCGAGTTCTCTTGTATGTATTTAAAGCCTTTATTTAATcctaatgaaaatgattcatAA
- a CDS encoding Nop2p family of SUN/fmu RNA methylase (transcripts identified by EST) — protein MKGKDVLSTDSETEDHFSNEGFSDSDLQSEEGEEINDEFVTNFDQERDDEDEIAINIKKGDDDTIGPFGLRVTGEDLETIKSRVESIVEYLDSKGPGKATIEYKGLNSKKASRSELMDKLADDISILYGYNTELTNYILNLFSPKEALDFFEANENKRPLTIRTNMLKSRRRDLAQKLISRGANVDPTGEWTKVGLTIYSSSVPIGATPEYLAGHYMIQSASSLIPVMALAPQPGEKILDMAAAPGGKTTYIGQLMKNSGILYANDLRKDRCTGLIANLHRMGINNSIVVNMDGKELGSFLPKLDRVLLDAPCTGLGIIARDPSVKVKRSIKELAQHSLLQKELLKAAVDMVDANSKTGGYIVYSTCSISIEENEMVIDYILRTRHVKLVPLGVEIGSNGISKFREHRFNPTISTYTRRIYPHLNNMDGFFVAKLKKISNDIPKQIKKDRSKSNSYIKTWGKEKWTNDLIHKIDPVADSDYSKQEQIKNTSGDSKILNTISPIKKSKNKPGKRDRMLSRSLKQNSDKSSSQPLHKKPNVKVN, from the coding sequence atgaAGGGTAAGGACGTATTATCTACGGATTCGGAGACTGAAGATCATTTCTCAAACGAGGGATTTTCAGATTCTGATTTACAATCTGAGGAAGGAGAGGAGATAAATGACGAATTTGTAACAAATTTTGATCAAGAAAGggatgatgaagatgaaattgccataaatattaagaaaGGTGATGACGATACTATTGGCCCATTTGGATTAAGAGTTACTGGTGAAGATTTGGAAACAATAAAATCAAGAGTAGAATCAATAGTTGAGTATTTGGACTCAAAAGGTCCAGGTAAAGCCACTATAGAATATAAAGGCTTAAACTCAAAAAAAGCATCCAGAAGTGAATTGATGGATAAATTAGCGGATGATATATCAATCCTATATGGATATAATACTGAGCTTACAAACTACATATTAAACTTGTTTTCTCCAAAAGAAGCTTTAGATTTCTTTGAGgcaaatgaaaataagaGACCTTTAACAATTAGAACCAATATGCTTAAGAGTAGAAGAAGAGATTTGGCACAGAAATTGATTTCTAGAGGTGCAAACGTAGATCCTACAGGTGAATGGACCAAGGTTGGACTTACAATATATTCGAGTAGTGTTCCAATTGGTGCAACTCCAGAGTATCTTGCCGGACATTATATGATTCAAAGCGCTTCTAGTCTTATTCCAGTTATGGCATTAGCCCCTCAACCAGGAGAGAAGATTCTTGATATGGCAGCAGCTCCAGGTGGTAAAACAACTTATATTGGACAATTAATGAAGAACTCTGGCATATTATATGCAAATGATTTAAGAAAGGACAGATGTACTGGTTTGATTGCTAATCTTCATAGAATgggtattaataatagtattgTAGTTAATATGGATGGTAAGGAGTTAGGATCATTCCTTCCAAAACTTGATAGAGTACTACTTGATGCTCCATGCACAGGTCTTGGAATTATTGCAAGGGATCCATCTGTTAAGGTAAAGAGAAGCATTAAAGAGTTGGCTCAACACTCTTTGTTGCAAAAGGAACTCCTTAAAGCTGCTGTTGATATGGTTGATGCTAATAGCAAAACAGGTGGGTATATTGTTTATTCTACTTGTTCTATTTCTATTGAGGAAAATGAGATGGTTATTGACTATATTTTAAGAACTCGTCATGTTAAGTTGGTTCCTTTAGGAGTTGAAATTGGATCAAATGGTATCTCCAAGTTTAGGGAGCATAGATTTAATCCTACAATTTCCACATATACTAGAAGAATATACCCTCATCTCAATAATATGGATGGCTTCTTCGTTGCTAAGCTTAAAAAGATTTCGAATGATATTCctaaacaaattaaaaaagacAGAAGCAAGTCAAATAGCTACATCAAGACTTGGGGCAAAGAAAAATGGACTAATGATCTTATACACAAGATTGATCCAGTAGCTGACTCTGATTATTCTAAACAAGaacaaatcaaaaataCTTCAGGAGATTCTAAAATTCTTAACACCATTTCACCTATTAAAAAGTCAAAGAATAAACCCGGTAAGAGAGACAGAATGCTTTCTCGTTCTCTTAAACAGAATTCTGATAAATCAAGCTCACAACCCTTGCATAAAAAGCCCAATGTCAAAGTAAACTAG
- a CDS encoding 26S proteasome-associated Mov34/MPN/PAD-1 family. JAB domain., whose product MSGFQSNIRSMLGNLHGFGGLMAQDPDAPIPDTSEQVYISSLALLKMLKHGRAGVPMEVMGLLLGEFIDDYSVRVVDVFSMPQSGNSVSVEAVDPVYQTDMLEMLKRVGRSELVVGWYHSHPGFGCWFSGTDVSTQQSFEQLNPRAVGIVVDPIQSVKGKVVIDCFRLISPHSVIAGQEPRQTTSNIGHLQKPSITALVHGLNRNYYSIAIRYRKNLLEQKMLLNLHKPTWSEPLRCDKEENFNERNNSMIKRICETSKQYHESTKLGLSKTSEEFELENVGKIDAKKRLNADVETVLTDNILQILKSNIASSVF is encoded by the coding sequence atgtcAGGGTTTCAATCAAATATACGTAGTATGTTGGGTAATTTGCATGGATTTGGAGGTTTAATGGCACAAGATCCAGATGCTCCGATACCAGATACATCAGAACAAGTATATATATCATCATTGGCtttattaaagatgttGAAACATGGAAGAGCAGGTGTTCCAATGGAGGTAATGGGACTTTTGTTGGGAGAATTCATTGATGATTATTCAGTACGTGTAGTTGATGTATTTTCAATGCCTCAATCAGGAAATAGTGTCAGTGTAGAAGCAGTAGATCCAGTTTATCAGACGGATATGTTAGAAATGTTAAAAAGAGTTGGAAGATCAGAATTAGTTGTAGGATGGTATCACTCACATCCAGGTTTTGGTTGCTGGTTTTCAGGCACAGATGTAAGTACTCAGCAAAGTTTTGAGCAGTTAAACCCCAGAGCAGTGGGTATTGTTGTTGATCCTATTCAATCTGTGAAGGGGAAAGTTGTGATTGATTGTTTTAGATTAATTAGTCCTCACTCAGTAATTGCAGGTCAGGAGCCTAGACAGACAACTTCAAATATAGGGCATCTCCAAAAACCTTCAATAACAGCTCTAGTTCATGGACTTAATAGAAATTACTACTCTATTGCTATCAGATACAGAAAGAACCTTCTGGAACAGAAAATGCTTTTGAACCTCCACAAGCCTACATGGAGTGAGCCATTAAGATGTGACAAAGAGGAGAATTTTAACGAAAGGAACAATTCAATGATCAAGAGGATTTGTGAAACTAGCAAGCAATATCACGAATCTACCAAGCTTGGGTTATCAAAAACTTCGGAAGAATTCGAATTAGAAAATGTTGGTAAGATTGATGCCAAGAAAAGGTTGAATGCTGATGTTGAAACAGTTTTAACTGATAATATTCTCCAGATTCTTAAATCAAACATCGCTTCTTCCGTATTTTAG
- a CDS encoding Gpi16p/PIG-T/SPBC1604.15 family; glycosyl phosphatidyl inositol 16 signal peptide and transmembrane domain or GPI anchor, producing the protein MKDMSLFKMSFLTISLIFIVLVGFVQSNENREKYLEKTTINRLPHKTKYFLGYELEIEVDNNLTNKDDKFIPNELLGLLQIPLLDDLLVVSTQGMWRTVNWGEPPVDIYTTGSILNLGFSDASLVSEELWSSILTRVSSMMCNSLTVFSNSLDREKSCTQIKKGTGLNRQICNNYDDTLCMDNLNCWRKLLPCTTLDFSSKIGSYGILKNISLDSFVKASYKSIGLELKKRGKKAYFRIFFNIVLKGKPLYTIEKEQNKTLWSLIDLEEPDYKDFICSVVAESKISYFLNSIPLKKNVLDHENNDICNIVPYKHPIHEDLFSLEMNTLNLNNTTIKLSLEFLKQVCGLKWIKDISALHPREQLENKSKLNFLHIDRSYVKSVIGNDIKNDRTEGSLIIAFDNLLSKKTIRICHWEQFPRYINPWFYNTRVLLARSKVIKNIIDIHNKNDDILILDSFKALQFLNIKIYKSENILVNFCIDLTPNTNVIVIFKFQKYFLPLVYLGAKLKRGQISPPSLSYWKIQEDLKENNNDYKTIYHNINIIPTVFLDHTMTFNVVAITSAFIIFGIVITTRPIQLSLKNISIF; encoded by the coding sequence ATGAAGGACATGAgtttattcaaaatgagTTTCTTGACAATATCTTTGATATTTATAGTATTAGTTGGATTTGTTCAAAGTAACGAAAATAGGGAAAAGTATCTGGAAAAGACTACAATTAATAGACTACCTCATAaaactaaatattttttaggATACGAGTTGGAGATAGAAGtagataataatttgacCAATAAAGATGATAAGTTTATTCCAAATGAACTTTTGGGATTATTGCAGATTCCTTTACTTGACGATTTGTTAGTAGTTTCAACACAAGGAATGTGGAGAACAGTTAACTGGGGAGAACCTCCTGTTGATATTTATACTACAggttcaatattaaatctgGGGTTTTCAGATGCAAGCTTAGTTTCAGAAGAGTTATGGTCATCCATATTAACTAGAGTTTCTTCGATGATGTGTAATTCTTTGACAGTCTTTAGTAATTCATTAGATAGAGAAAAGAGTTGTACTCAAATTAAGAAAGGTACCGGTTTAAATAGACAAATATGTAATAACTATGACGATACTTTATGTATGGATAATTTGAATTGCTGGAGAAAGTTACTTCCTTGTACAACTTTAGACTTTTCAAGTAAAATAGGATCTTATGGCATACTCAAGAATATATCATTGGATTCTTTTGTAAAAGCATCGTACAAATCAATAGGATTAGAGCTCAAGaaaagaggaaaaaaagCATATTTCAGgatcttctttaatatagTTTTGAAAGGAAAACCTTTATATACAATAGAAAAGGAGCAAAACAAGACTTTATGGTCATTGATTGATCTTGAAGAACCAGATTACAaagattttatttgttCAGTTGTTGCAGAGTCCAAGAttagttattttttaaatagtatacctctgaaaaaaaatgtattagATCATGAAAATAACGATATTTGCAATATTGTTCCATATAAACACCCAATACATGAGGATCTATTTAGCTTAGAGATGAATACATTAAACCTAAATAACACAACAATAAAATTAAGTTTAGAGTTTTTAAAACAAGTATGTGGATTAAAATGGATCAAAGATATTTCTGCTTTACATCCTCGGGAACAACTTGAGAATAAGTCAAAGTTAAACTTTTTACATATAGATAGATCCTATGTCAAGTCAGTAATAGGAAATGACATTAAGAATGATAGAACAGAAGGAAGTTTAATAATTGCTTTTGATAATCTTCTTTCTAAGAAAACAATAAGAATTTGTCACTGGGAGCAGTTCCCAAGATATATTAATCCTTGGTTCTACAATACCCGAGTCTTATTAGCAAGATCCAAAGtgatcaaaaatattatagatATACATAACaaaaatgatgatattcTAATTTTGGACTCTTTTAAAGCCTTACAGTTTCTAAATATTAAGATTTATAAatcagaaaatatattggtAAACTTTTGTATCGATTTAACTCCAAATACAAATGTTATTgttatattcaaatttcaaaaatacttTCTCCCACTTGTATATCTTGGTGCAAAGCTTAAAAGAGGGCAGATATCTCCTCCTTCACTATCTTATTGGAAAATTCAAGAAGAtttaaaggaaaataataatgattataAAACTATATATCACaacataaatataattccaACGGTTTTTTTAGACCATACAATGACTTTCAATGTTGTCGCAATTACAAGCgcttttataatttttggaataGTAATTACAACCAGGCCTATTCAACTCAGTCTCAAAAACATTtctatattttaa
- a CDS encoding hypothetical protein (possibly conserved in plasmodium (MAL1p1.50_pfal)), whose protein sequence is MSSERKHCIHVIAAKKFLQSFLKLPEEALREDFDICYNNQCNSQNKSKIEYFGIPRKECQIPHEFVGIGLNTGENVPFEMKKVTKMKNPTNSNQIDKLLGDIGEPTYREIAVRQEDSRKAIREIFTLSHEIEKDLRDNITHRSRSIAFCPESEFNNENEYNLNSVEVSNNSNRSKILNWFRDQKPIWDEEDYFVKSELFRSTPDWKRLETYKDLISCEWGSAKVLMIIQFWQTSLTFTDRLVNNRDSSIIEYVGGNEESCLPLRILIKFERKTLKDKDREKPINETKTLHFEEKLEMRQMKDTQISHETSKIRRKDPNEYSSSLESLSEDEILTNKDHETQTNQINIKYLEMVKYIQGKDKSKEFKFLENRFKDSDKSHCYLYIENKKDFFLKLQTKYDKEIIHMIKTCIKGRKYDNENKLWLLPIDTIYESVRIVEFLGGTIDKNVLALLVNGNKTDLDHELMFSTDELDNWKNLLPKSSQGTWYRLSIKFHLNILNEIYRGNTERFKDHTFKLTFFKEGIDEHYHSELIKTLRNNKISMKWDTNEKSWKIPIDQFTKVISTCRGSLEFYFSSMFDHIVFKQAQEMIKNPNFQNKRKEYGLNNSIKKKRLTASESDEEETIRSSQRIRYDEDDDEENIDLGRNEQALILSCLGKDDHDNRRLEVKISNMIRNMKTPKHIDKIEFVLWPRHYKDWESISFLVLSKDFIMNVYHPKLLLSIVSNVMIVSEGMIDYLTKKNTWPDNSFETKFELVKGLPSLESRLYISEGIFCKTKLFIVGPPGNNHFKLCTRLATLGNASFVQDPLLADYIIICDESDPNALKIKKSVPKKQASKVQNTHGETHSIQVTPKWVYDVVLDFTIIKPTSKRNHKAWMIE, encoded by the coding sequence atgagCTCTGAAAGAAAACACTGCATTCATGTAATAGCAGCCAAGAAGTTTCTACAAAGCTTCTTAAAGCTCCCTGAGGAAGCTCTAAGAGAGGACTTTGATATATGTTATAACAATCAATGCAATTCCCAAAATAAGTCTAAAATTGAATACTTTGGGATCCCAAGAAAAGAATGTCAAATACCACACGAATTTGTTGGTATTGGACTTAATACTGGAGAAAATGTCCCTTTTGAAATGAAAAAAGTTACTAAAATGAAGAATCCAACAAATAGTAATCAGATTGATAAGTTATTGGGAGATATTGGTGAGCCTACATATAGAGAAATTGCAGTTCGTCAGGAAGACTCTAGAAAGGCAATTAGAGAGATTTTTACTTTGTCCCATGAGATAGAAAAGGATTTAAGAGATAATATTACTCATAGATCTCGATCAATAGCTTTTTGTCCAGAATCTGAGTTCAATAACGAAAATGAGTACAATCTAAATTCTGTTGAAGTatctaataatagtaatagaTCCAAAATACTCAATTGGTTTAGAGATCAAAAACCAATTTGGGATGAAGAAGACTATTTTGTAAAGAGTGAATTGTTTAGGTCAACCCCAGACTGGAAAAGACTTGAGACTTATAAAGACCTAATTAGTTGTGAATGGGGATCTGCAAAGGTTTTGATGATTATTCAATTCTGGCAGACTTCTTTAACATTTACAGACAGGCTAGTTAATAATAGAGATTCTTCTATTATAGAGTATGTTGGAGGAAATGAAGAGAGTTGTTTACCTTTGAGAATACTAATCAagtttgaaagaaaaacaTTAAAAGATAAAGATAGAGAGAAACCAATTAATGAAACAAAGACTTTacattttgaagaaaagtTGGAGATGAGACAAATGAAAGATACTCAAATTAGTCATGAGACAAGTAAAATAAGAAGAAAGGATCCAAATGAATATAGCTCAAGCTTAGAATCATTATCAGAGGATGAGATCTTAACTAATAAAGATCATGAGACACAAAccaatcaaattaatataaagtaTTTGGAGATGGTCAAGTACATTCAAGGAAAAGACAAATCCAAGGAATTTAAGTTTCTCGAAAATAGATTCAAAGATTCAGATAAATCACATTGCtatttatatattgaaaataaaaaagatttcTTCCTTAAGCTTCAAACTAAATATGATAAGGAAATTATCCATATGATTAAAACATGTATTAAAGGTAGAAAGtatgataatgaaaataagcTTTGGTTGCTTCCAATTGATACAATTTATGAATCAGTTCGTATAGTTGAATTTCTTGGAGGAACTATTGACAAGAATGTTTTGGCTCTATTAGTAAACGGAAACAAAACAGATTTGGATCATGAACTAATGTTTTCTACAGATGAACTGGATAACTGGAAAAATCTGTTACCAAAATCTTCTCAAGGAACATGGTATAGGTTAAGTATTAAATTTCATTTGAAcattttaaatgaaatatatagAGGAAATACTGAAAGGTTCAAAGATCATACATTTAAGCTCACATTTTTTAAAGAGGGAATTGATGAACATTACCATAGTGAGTTAATTAAGACTCTTAGAAATAACAAGATTTCAATGAAGTGGGACACAAATGAAAAGAGTTGGAAAATACCGATAGATCAATTCACAAAAGTAATTAGTACATGTAGAGGAAGTCTAGAGTTTTACTTTTCTAGCATGTTTGACCATATAGTATTTAAACAAGCACAAGAAATGATTAAGAATCCAAACTTTCAAAATAAGAGAAAAGAATATggattaaataattcaattaagaAGAAGAGACTGACAGCATCAGAAtcagatgaagaagaaacaaTAAGAAGTAGCCAAAGGATTAGatatgatgaagatgatgatgaagaaaacATTGATTTAGGAAGAAACGAACAAGCTTTAATTCTAAGCTGTCTTGGGAAAGATGACCATGATAATAGAAGACTTGAGgtaaaaatatcaaatatgATTAGAAATATGAAGACTCCTAAACATATTGATAAGATTGAATTTGTGCTTTGGCCTAGGCATTACAAAGACTGGGAATCTATTTCATTTCTAGTATTATCAAAAGATTTCATAATGAACGTTTACCATCCAAAACTACTTTTATCTATTGTAAGCAATGTAATGATTGTCTCAGAAGGAATGATTGATTATTTAACAAAGAAGAATACTTGGCCTgataattcatttgaaaCCAAATTCGAACTTGTCAAAGGACTTCCTTCTTTAGAATCTAGACTCTACATTAGCGAAGGGATATTTTGTAAAACAAAACTATTTATTGTTGGACCACCAGGAAATAATCATTTCAAATTATGTACTCGTTTAGCTACCTTAGGAAATGCTTCGTTTGTACAAGATCCATTATTAGCGGactatataataatttgtgATGAATCAGACCCAAATGCTTTgaaaattaagaaatcaGTACCTAAAAAGCAAGCAAGTAAAGTACAAAACACACATGGAGAGACTCATTCAATTCAGGTGACTCCAAAATGGGTATATGATGTAGTTTTAGATTTTACCATTATTAAGCCAACTTCCAAACGAAATCATAAAGCCTGGATGATTGAGTAA